Part of the Chloroflexota bacterium genome, GGCTATCGCGTCTTCGTCAATAGCATGGGCTCCGCGAGCCGAACCGCGCTGGTTCTGGGCCTGCCCACCGGCCTCAGCATGCGCGAGCTGCTCCCCCTGTGGCGCGAGCGGTCGCGTGACGTCAGCCCCATCCCCATGAACTACGTCAAAGACGGTCCGGTGATGGAGAACGTCCTCGAGGGGGACACCATCGACATGTACAAGTTCCCGACGCCGAAGTGGCACGAGCTGGACGGCGGTCGCTACATCGGCACCGGCAGCTTCGACGTCACCTTCGACCCCGCCGGCGGCAACAACTGGATCAACCTCGGCTGCTACCGCGTGATGGTCGTCGGGAAAGACCGTCTCGGCTTCTACATCTCGCCGGGCAAGCACGGCCGCATCATGCGCGACAGCTACTTTGCGCGCGGCGAGCCGATGCCCGTCGTCATGTCGTTTGGTCACGACCCAACCCTGTTTATGGCCGCGTCGGTCGAGGTGCCGCCGGGCGTCTGCGAGTACGACTACGCGGGCGGAATCAAAGGCCAGCCCGTGGACGTGATCAAGGGCCCAATCACCGGCCTCCCCTTCCCCGCCGACGCGGAGATCGTCGTGGAGGGCTACGCGTACCCCAGCGACACGACGGAGGAGGGACCCTTCGGCGAGTGGACCGGCTACTACGCCTCGGACCATCGCGCGGAGCCGGTGCTGCAGGTCAAGGCGCTGTACCACCGCAATAATCCGGTGATCCTGGGCTCACCTCCGGGGAAGCCGCCGACGGAGTTGACCTCCTACCGCGGTCTGATGCGCTCGGCCCTCGTCTGGGAGCAGATCGAGAAGGCCGGCGTGCCCGATGTGACCGGCGTGTGGTGCCACGAGGCCGGCGGCGCGCGGCTCCTCGTCGCCGTCTCCATCCGCCAGCGCTACGGCGGTCATGCCCGACAGGCCGGCCACGTGGCCGCGATGTGCCACGCGGGCGCGTACCTCGGCCGCTACGTCGTCGTCGTGGACGACGACATCGAGGTGACCGACCTCAACGACGTCGTCTGGGCCATGTGCACGCGCGCCGAGCCGGAGGAATCGTTCGACCTGATCAAGCGCGCCTGGAGCGGCCCGCTGGACCCGCGGATCCCCAAGGCGCGGAAGGGCCTCAACTCGCGCTTCGTGATCGACGCGACCCGGCCGTTCGAGTGGCGCAGCGAGTTCCCGCCGGTCGCCGAGATGAGCCCGGAGATGCGCAAGCGGATCACCGAGAAGTGGGGCGAGCTGATCCTCGGCCCGCAGTCGCAGCGGCCGCGCGTCCTGGCGTAGCCCGGCCGACTTCCCCTGCGCGGGGACCGGCAGCTCGCGCCACGGATGGAGGTCGGCGAGGAATTCCGCGCATAGACGCCAACATCGAAAAAGTAGAATTTCGCGTGCGCAATCGTCGCTCGCCTCGCACGCCGGGCAAAGATCGGGAGCCTGAACGAGAGGAGCAGATCCTCCGGGACCTCGACGTACCCGGCGACCGTTCGTCGCGCGACCTGGCCTTCGCGGGCGACGTTGGCGAGTTCAAAACTCCGGCATGGGCAAAGCTCATCGCTTCCAGGAACCGGGTGAAGGCGCCGACGTTTCGCGCCCGCCCCTCGAGCCGCACCTCTTCGTCGATGTAGAGAGAGGCATACGGAGGACGGCATCCGGGTTCGGCGACGCGACGACGAGCG contains:
- a CDS encoding UbiD family decarboxylase, whose product is MTFTDVRAFIDRVEDLGELKTVRGAHWDLEIGGITELAQHQINGPAVLFDDIPDYPSGYRVFVNSMGSASRTALVLGLPTGLSMRELLPLWRERSRDVSPIPMNYVKDGPVMENVLEGDTIDMYKFPTPKWHELDGGRYIGTGSFDVTFDPAGGNNWINLGCYRVMVVGKDRLGFYISPGKHGRIMRDSYFARGEPMPVVMSFGHDPTLFMAASVEVPPGVCEYDYAGGIKGQPVDVIKGPITGLPFPADAEIVVEGYAYPSDTTEEGPFGEWTGYYASDHRAEPVLQVKALYHRNNPVILGSPPGKPPTELTSYRGLMRSALVWEQIEKAGVPDVTGVWCHEAGGARLLVAVSIRQRYGGHARQAGHVAAMCHAGAYLGRYVVVVDDDIEVTDLNDVVWAMCTRAEPEESFDLIKRAWSGPLDPRIPKARKGLNSRFVIDATRPFEWRSEFPPVAEMSPEMRKRITEKWGELILGPQSQRPRVLA